The proteins below come from a single Podarcis muralis chromosome 8, rPodMur119.hap1.1, whole genome shotgun sequence genomic window:
- the SQLE gene encoding squalene monooxygenase isoform X1 has translation MWTFLGIASFIYVYKKCGDLLNYANKEVLISMLVFSIGLLLSYRYRTWGLKQQKHRQPHCGMLSNFLAAVPLLGFFWTKFHAGSPKVLKPKSKEDRREVGTSPESTTETTMGSNLTPPCDPEVIIVGSGVLGSALAAVLARDGRKVTVIERDLKEPDRIVGELLQPGGYNALKDLGLGEVVEGIDAHAINGYILHDLESKSEVEIPFPAISDGQIQSGIAFHHGRFIMGLRRTAMAEPNTKFIEGTVTQLLEEDERVVGILYKDKETGATKEVRAPLTVIADGVFSKFRKQLISNKVRVPSHFVGLILKDSPQFKANHSEIVLGNPSPVLFYQISSNETRVLVDIRGEMPKNLKEYMVERIYPQLPVHLQEPFLIALQNDRMRTMPASFLPPSPVNKSGVLLLGDAYNMRHPLTGGGMTVVLNDIKIWRHLLQAIPDLYEDSAILEAKKSFYWTRRKSHSFVVNVLAQALYELFAGTDVSLRQLRQACFLYFKLGGECVSGPVGLLSVLSPKPVVLIGHFFAVALYAVYFCFKSESWITKPRAIFSSVAVLYRACSVLFPLIYSEIKYLTY, from the exons ATGTGGACTTTTCTGGGCATTGCCTCTTTCATCTATGTCTATAAGAAATGTGGAGATTTGCTGAATTATGCCAACAAGGAGGTCCTGATTTCCATGCTGGTGTTCTCTATTGGTTTGCTGCTGTCCTATCGGTACCGGACATGGGGACTAAAGCAACAGAAGCACAGGCAACcgcattgtggaatgctctctaatTTTCTTGCCGCTGTGCCTCTCCTTGGTTTTTTCTGGACTAAATTCCACGCAGGCTCTCCAAAGGTGTTGAAACCGAAATCCAAAGAG GATAGAAGGGAAGTTGGTACCTCACCTGAGAGCACAACTGAGACAACTATGGGTTCAAATCTCACCCCTCCGTGTGATCCAGAAGTTATCATTGTGGGATCCGGTGTGCTTGGCTCTGCTTTGGCAGCAGTACTGGCAAGGGATGGAAGAAAAGTGACAGTAATTGAGAGGGATCTGAAGGAACCTGACAGGATAGTTGGAGAACTGCTGCAACCAGGGGGATATAATGCTCTGAAAGACCTGGGCCTGGGAG AGGTTGTGGAAGGGATTGATGCTCACGCAATAAACGGCTATATACTTCATGACCTAGAAAGTAAATCAGAAGTTGAAATTCCTTTCCCTGCCATAAGCGATGGCCAGATACAGAGTGGGATTGCGTTTCATCATGGGCGTTTCATCATGGGCCTCCGAAGGACGGCCATGGCAGAACCCAA TACAAAATTCATTGAAGGAACAGTGACTCAGCTGCTTGAAGAAGATGAACGTGTTGTTGGAATTTTGTACAAAGATAAAGAAACTGGTGCTACAAAG GAGGTCCGTGCACCCCTTACTGTTATTGCTGATGGTGTCTTTTCCAAGTTTAGAAAACAACTTATCTCCAACAAAGTTAGAGTTCCATCTCATTTTGTGGGGTTAATTTTGAAA GATTCACCTCAGTTTAAAGCCAACCATTCTGAAATTGTTCTGGGTAATCCTAGTCCAGTACTTTTCTACCAGATTTCTTCCAATGAAACAAGAGTCCTTGTTGACATTCGAGGTGAAATGCCAAAGAACCTTAAAGAATACATGGTTGAACGGATTTATCCACAACTACCTG tgcaCTTACAGGAGCCTTTCCTAATAGCTCTGCAGAATGATCGCATGAGGACCATGCCAGCAAGCTTTCTGCCTCCAtcccctgtaaacaaatcag GAGTCCTCCTTCTGGGTGACGCTTACAACATGAGGCACCCTCTAACAGGTGGAGGAATGACAGTTGTTCTGAATGACATCAAGATATGGAGACACCTGCTGCAGGCCATTCCAGACCTGTATGAGGATTCTGCTATTCTGGAg GCAAAGAAGTCATTTTACTGGACAAGAAGAAAGTCCCATTCCTTTGTCGTGAACGTCCTTGCTCAGGCACTTTATGAATTATTTGCTGGAACAGATG tTTCTCTGCGCCAGTTAAGGCAAGCCTGTTTCCTTTATTTCAAGCTTGGTGGCGAGTGCGTATCCGGCCCAGTTGGATTACTGTCTGT CTTATCACCCAAGCCTGTCGTCCTGATTGGCCACTTCTTTGCTGTTGCCCTCTACGCCGTGTATTTCTGCTTCAAGTCCGAGTCCTGGATCACCAAGCCGCGAGCGATTTTCAGCAGCGTTGCTGTGCTGTACCGGGCTTGCTCCGTCTTATTTCCACTCATATACTCTGAAATAAAGTACCTCACCTATTAA
- the SQLE gene encoding squalene monooxygenase isoform X2: protein MGSNLTPPCDPEVIIVGSGVLGSALAAVLARDGRKVTVIERDLKEPDRIVGELLQPGGYNALKDLGLGEVVEGIDAHAINGYILHDLESKSEVEIPFPAISDGQIQSGIAFHHGRFIMGLRRTAMAEPNTKFIEGTVTQLLEEDERVVGILYKDKETGATKEVRAPLTVIADGVFSKFRKQLISNKVRVPSHFVGLILKDSPQFKANHSEIVLGNPSPVLFYQISSNETRVLVDIRGEMPKNLKEYMVERIYPQLPVHLQEPFLIALQNDRMRTMPASFLPPSPVNKSGVLLLGDAYNMRHPLTGGGMTVVLNDIKIWRHLLQAIPDLYEDSAILEAKKSFYWTRRKSHSFVVNVLAQALYELFAGTDVSLRQLRQACFLYFKLGGECVSGPVGLLSVLSPKPVVLIGHFFAVALYAVYFCFKSESWITKPRAIFSSVAVLYRACSVLFPLIYSEIKYLTY from the exons ATGGGTTCAAATCTCACCCCTCCGTGTGATCCAGAAGTTATCATTGTGGGATCCGGTGTGCTTGGCTCTGCTTTGGCAGCAGTACTGGCAAGGGATGGAAGAAAAGTGACAGTAATTGAGAGGGATCTGAAGGAACCTGACAGGATAGTTGGAGAACTGCTGCAACCAGGGGGATATAATGCTCTGAAAGACCTGGGCCTGGGAG AGGTTGTGGAAGGGATTGATGCTCACGCAATAAACGGCTATATACTTCATGACCTAGAAAGTAAATCAGAAGTTGAAATTCCTTTCCCTGCCATAAGCGATGGCCAGATACAGAGTGGGATTGCGTTTCATCATGGGCGTTTCATCATGGGCCTCCGAAGGACGGCCATGGCAGAACCCAA TACAAAATTCATTGAAGGAACAGTGACTCAGCTGCTTGAAGAAGATGAACGTGTTGTTGGAATTTTGTACAAAGATAAAGAAACTGGTGCTACAAAG GAGGTCCGTGCACCCCTTACTGTTATTGCTGATGGTGTCTTTTCCAAGTTTAGAAAACAACTTATCTCCAACAAAGTTAGAGTTCCATCTCATTTTGTGGGGTTAATTTTGAAA GATTCACCTCAGTTTAAAGCCAACCATTCTGAAATTGTTCTGGGTAATCCTAGTCCAGTACTTTTCTACCAGATTTCTTCCAATGAAACAAGAGTCCTTGTTGACATTCGAGGTGAAATGCCAAAGAACCTTAAAGAATACATGGTTGAACGGATTTATCCACAACTACCTG tgcaCTTACAGGAGCCTTTCCTAATAGCTCTGCAGAATGATCGCATGAGGACCATGCCAGCAAGCTTTCTGCCTCCAtcccctgtaaacaaatcag GAGTCCTCCTTCTGGGTGACGCTTACAACATGAGGCACCCTCTAACAGGTGGAGGAATGACAGTTGTTCTGAATGACATCAAGATATGGAGACACCTGCTGCAGGCCATTCCAGACCTGTATGAGGATTCTGCTATTCTGGAg GCAAAGAAGTCATTTTACTGGACAAGAAGAAAGTCCCATTCCTTTGTCGTGAACGTCCTTGCTCAGGCACTTTATGAATTATTTGCTGGAACAGATG tTTCTCTGCGCCAGTTAAGGCAAGCCTGTTTCCTTTATTTCAAGCTTGGTGGCGAGTGCGTATCCGGCCCAGTTGGATTACTGTCTGT CTTATCACCCAAGCCTGTCGTCCTGATTGGCCACTTCTTTGCTGTTGCCCTCTACGCCGTGTATTTCTGCTTCAAGTCCGAGTCCTGGATCACCAAGCCGCGAGCGATTTTCAGCAGCGTTGCTGTGCTGTACCGGGCTTGCTCCGTCTTATTTCCACTCATATACTCTGAAATAAAGTACCTCACCTATTAA